In one window of Candidatus Binatia bacterium DNA:
- a CDS encoding CDP-alcohol phosphatidyltransferase family protein: protein MADAPGAPKDPERRATFILARGEKWLLPRLAASLPRWMVPDHLTAIGIFGSSLIALGYILSTRDRHWLWLSNAGLIVNWFGDSLDGTLARVRKHERPRYGFYLDHLTDAYSTTAVGLGLGFSPYMLLSVGLAIVIAYLILSINVYLETHVFGVFRYGYGVLGPTEARGVLFLLNVVALVTGPIPFTIHGIRFTAFDVAGAAAALSMGGLLLRRVVRNLGELSRMEPPRS, encoded by the coding sequence ATGGCCGACGCTCCCGGCGCTCCCAAGGATCCCGAACGTCGAGCCACGTTCATCCTGGCTCGCGGCGAGAAGTGGCTTCTGCCGCGTCTGGCCGCTTCGCTGCCGCGCTGGATGGTGCCCGACCATCTCACCGCGATCGGCATCTTCGGCTCCTCGCTGATCGCGCTGGGCTACATCCTCTCCACGCGGGACCGGCACTGGCTCTGGCTCTCCAACGCGGGGCTGATCGTGAACTGGTTCGGCGACAGCCTCGACGGGACGCTGGCTCGCGTTCGGAAGCACGAGCGCCCGCGGTACGGCTTCTACCTGGACCACCTCACCGACGCCTATTCCACGACGGCCGTCGGCTTGGGCCTCGGCTTTTCTCCCTACATGCTCCTCTCCGTCGGGCTCGCCATCGTGATCGCGTACCTCATCCTCTCGATCAACGTCTACCTGGAGACGCACGTCTTCGGCGTGTTCCGCTACGGCTATGGGGTCCTGGGACCCACGGAGGCTCGCGGGGTGCTGTTCCTGCTCAACGTGGTGGCCCTGGTCACGGGGCCGATCCCCTTCACCATCCATGGCATCCGGTTCACCGCCTTCGACGTGGCCGGAGCCGCCGCAGCGCTTTCGATGGGCGGTCTTCTGCTCCGCCGGGTCGTCCGGAACCTCGGTGAGCTCTCCCGTATGGAGCCGCCGCGGTCGTAG
- a CDS encoding DUF5752 family protein — MSEDRFSFCSVAHLEAPSGIVALSMEALRTGIERAPDDSLFQHVTCVAMRYPHARDLPSNDFARWVGTSLQAPDVAERLAFAGAATAQPIAELRAALLSVLDSVPQPERRREAPPEAAFHFVGVRSVPVPLGIEAADPVQAIDLWHRLDSAAIFFHVIEATVFGDTANSFPHWLRLHDADGLALQTEQAVAAGRPIARLRKDMGARWRRSQIGRRLAERAGAPEEERLREARAAMARLAGRLRGNAGKRRNERGPEERP; from the coding sequence ATGAGCGAGGACCGCTTCAGCTTCTGCTCGGTCGCCCATCTCGAGGCTCCCTCGGGCATCGTCGCGCTCAGCATGGAGGCGCTTCGAACCGGCATCGAGAGAGCGCCCGACGATTCCCTCTTTCAGCACGTCACCTGCGTCGCGATGCGCTATCCCCACGCGCGCGATCTGCCGAGCAACGACTTCGCGCGCTGGGTGGGCACGTCGCTGCAGGCCCCCGACGTCGCCGAGCGCCTGGCCTTCGCCGGGGCGGCCACGGCGCAGCCGATCGCGGAGCTTCGGGCCGCGCTCCTGTCGGTGCTCGACTCCGTGCCGCAGCCGGAGCGGCGCCGCGAGGCTCCTCCGGAGGCGGCCTTCCACTTCGTCGGCGTGCGATCGGTTCCCGTCCCGCTCGGCATCGAGGCCGCCGATCCGGTGCAGGCGATCGACCTCTGGCACCGCCTCGATTCGGCCGCGATCTTCTTCCACGTGATCGAAGCGACGGTGTTCGGCGACACGGCGAACTCCTTTCCCCACTGGCTGCGCCTGCACGACGCCGACGGGCTCGCCCTCCAGACCGAGCAGGCGGTCGCCGCGGGCCGGCCGATCGCCCGGCTCCGGAAGGACATGGGCGCGCGCTGGCGGCGGTCCCAGATCGGCCGCCGTCTCGCCGAGCGCGCGGGGGCGCCGGAGGAGGAGCGCCTGCGCGAGGCGCGCGCCGCCATGGCGCGGCTCGCCGGCCGTCTCCGTGGAAACGCCGGCAAGCGCCGGAACGAGCGCGGTCCCGAGGAGCGGCCATGA
- the tyrS gene encoding tyrosine--tRNA ligase: MNDKPILSAEAARQLAVIRSGVEELIPEAELVKKLERSLATKTPLRVKQGFDPTAPDIHLGHTIGLRKLRQFQELGHQVVLIVGSYTALVGDPSGRNKTRPRLTEAEVEANAQTYLDQFFKVVDKSKTEVRWNGEWFSAMRFTDVLHLTSQFTVARLLERDDFDQRFKAGEPIGVHELFYPLMQAYDSVVIRADVEIGATEQKFNLLTGRDIQMAYGVEPQVILTLPVLEGLDGVRRMSKSLGNYIGVSESPKEIFGKAMSLPDSMIERYFRLVTDASPEECAEVAKSLQDPSVNPMVWKKALAHGLVRQYHGQDEADRAREDFEKQFSRREIPSEMPVVTVESGRFRARDLVMRAFPNQYTGSAAGNLFRQGAVHIGGERVTDIAREFELRKGSETGELVIKVGRKFAKVVAA, translated from the coding sequence ATGAACGACAAGCCGATTCTGAGCGCCGAGGCGGCGCGACAGCTCGCGGTCATCCGCTCGGGCGTCGAGGAGCTGATTCCCGAGGCCGAGCTGGTGAAGAAGCTCGAGCGCTCGCTCGCGACGAAGACGCCGCTCCGCGTGAAGCAGGGGTTCGACCCCACCGCGCCCGACATCCACCTGGGGCACACCATCGGGCTTCGAAAGCTCCGGCAGTTCCAGGAGCTGGGCCACCAGGTGGTCCTCATCGTCGGCTCCTACACCGCGCTCGTCGGCGATCCCAGCGGCCGCAACAAGACGCGTCCGCGCCTCACCGAGGCCGAGGTCGAAGCGAACGCGCAGACCTACCTGGACCAGTTCTTCAAGGTCGTCGACAAATCGAAGACCGAGGTGCGCTGGAATGGGGAATGGTTCTCCGCGATGCGCTTCACCGACGTGCTTCATCTCACCTCACAGTTCACGGTGGCCCGCCTTCTCGAGCGCGACGATTTCGACCAGCGCTTCAAGGCCGGCGAGCCGATCGGGGTGCACGAGCTCTTCTACCCCCTGATGCAGGCCTACGATTCGGTGGTGATACGGGCCGATGTGGAGATCGGAGCGACCGAACAGAAGTTCAATCTTCTGACCGGCCGCGACATCCAGATGGCCTACGGCGTCGAGCCCCAGGTGATCCTCACGCTGCCCGTGCTCGAGGGCCTGGACGGCGTCCGGCGCATGAGCAAGAGCCTCGGTAACTACATCGGCGTTTCCGAGTCGCCGAAGGAGATTTTCGGCAAGGCGATGAGCCTCCCCGACTCCATGATCGAGCGTTATTTCCGTCTGGTCACCGACGCCTCCCCCGAGGAGTGCGCCGAAGTCGCGAAATCGCTTCAAGATCCGTCGGTCAATCCGATGGTGTGGAAAAAGGCTCTCGCTCACGGGCTCGTGCGCCAGTACCACGGCCAGGACGAGGCCGACCGGGCCCGGGAGGATTTCGAGAAGCAGTTTTCGCGCCGCGAGATACCTTCGGAAATGCCCGTCGTTACGGTCGAATCGGGCCGTTTTCGCGCCCGCGACCTGGTCATGCGGGCCTTCCCCAATCAGTACACCGGCAGCGCTGCCGGGAATCTCTTTCGGCAGGGCGCAGTCCATATTGGTGGGGAGCGGGTGACCGACATCGCCAGGGAGTTCGAGCTTCGTAAGGGCTCGGAAACAGGAGAGTTGGTCATCAAGGTGGGGCGGAAGTTCGCCAAGGTCGTCGCGGCCTGA
- a CDS encoding glycosyltransferase → MSAIRDTTHDTARDTARVPYEHPPAEHWLARYEPVVGAGTLRALEALARKLRGHRIVMVNTTKTGGGVAEILHRVVVILNELGVPTSWEVMEGDERFFGVTKRMHNALHGHVEPLTEQDREIYHERTKLEADRLALDGDLIFIHDPQPAALIEHRRQPGQKWVWRCHIDLSRRDPAYWDFLQPYVSRYDASIFSHIAFVPPITIPAYLVPPSIDPFATKNRDLSEHEIEGVLERLDLSPGPGWITQVSRFDRIKDPVGVIDAYRLVRARRPNARLLLAGGGASDDPEGAEVLAEVRTRASAAPGVTVLELPPGSDLEINAIQRASTVVLQKSLREGFALTVSEALWKRRAVVASAVGGIPLQVLHEQTGLLVHSIEGTAFQSIRLLDNPELRRSLGDEGRQHVRDNFLHTREVRDYLAVFASLV, encoded by the coding sequence ATGAGCGCCATCCGCGATACCACCCACGACACCGCCCGCGATACCGCCCGGGTCCCCTACGAACACCCGCCCGCCGAGCACTGGCTCGCGCGCTACGAGCCGGTCGTGGGTGCGGGCACGCTGCGCGCGCTGGAGGCGCTGGCGCGAAAGCTCCGCGGCCATCGCATCGTGATGGTGAACACGACCAAGACCGGCGGCGGGGTCGCCGAGATCCTGCATCGCGTGGTCGTGATCCTGAACGAGCTGGGGGTGCCCACCTCCTGGGAGGTGATGGAGGGGGACGAGCGCTTCTTCGGCGTGACCAAGCGGATGCACAACGCGCTCCACGGGCACGTGGAGCCGCTCACCGAGCAGGACCGGGAGATCTACCACGAGCGGACGAAGCTCGAGGCCGACCGGCTCGCCCTGGACGGCGATCTCATCTTCATCCACGACCCGCAGCCGGCCGCGCTGATCGAGCACCGCCGCCAGCCCGGCCAGAAGTGGGTCTGGCGGTGCCATATCGACCTTTCCCGGCGCGATCCGGCGTACTGGGATTTCCTGCAGCCGTACGTCTCGCGCTACGACGCGTCGATCTTCTCGCACATCGCGTTCGTTCCGCCGATCACGATCCCGGCCTACCTCGTGCCGCCCTCGATCGATCCCTTCGCGACGAAGAACCGCGACCTGAGCGAGCACGAGATCGAGGGGGTGCTCGAGCGGCTCGACCTCTCCCCCGGCCCGGGCTGGATCACGCAGGTCTCGCGGTTCGACCGGATCAAGGACCCGGTCGGCGTCATCGACGCCTATCGCTTGGTGCGGGCGCGGCGGCCGAACGCGCGGCTCCTGCTGGCCGGAGGCGGCGCGAGCGACGACCCCGAGGGGGCGGAGGTCCTGGCCGAGGTGCGCACGCGCGCGTCGGCTGCCCCAGGCGTGACCGTGCTCGAGCTGCCTCCGGGGTCCGACCTGGAGATCAACGCCATTCAGCGGGCGTCGACCGTGGTGCTGCAGAAGTCGCTTCGCGAAGGATTCGCCCTGACCGTGAGCGAGGCCCTCTGGAAGCGGCGCGCGGTCGTGGCCAGCGCGGTCGGCGGGATCCCCCTGCAAGTGCTGCACGAGCAGACGGGGCTGCTGGTCCACTCCATCGAAGGGACCGCGTTCCAGTCGATTCGCCTGCTCGACAACCCCGAGCTCCGGCGCTCGCTCGGAGACGAGGGCCGCCAGCACGTGCGCGACAATTTCCTGCACACCCGCGAAGTCCGGGACTACCTGGCGGTGTTCGCGAGCTTGGTGTAG
- a CDS encoding CHAT domain-containing tetratricopeptide repeat protein, with protein MPVADVLDQLAEAMRNAGHSGAPDALGICERAVRLKEKLAGKNSAPYAASLHNLGALHLTNGDLPRARPPLEKALEIRRKVLGEIHPDVARSMMFLAKLDADQARLGDAETLVEGAIAIQQRVLSAGDPERMRALNMLATLKYELGDYVTPASMWEQVLSSRRKTLGADHPLVAEALHNLGALASETGDLDLAVTYLEEALRIRRDRLGPSNPYVAATLGDLGQVLVASGDLPGARARFQEALRIQERPENKNQADLAWALRNLGDLSIELKQYTRARALLTRARRIQERGGEGGHLDLAWTLNSLARIAEHDGNRAEAEALYERSLKIKQVLYGETSPDVVETEGQLARCLLAGRDSARAAPLALTAARARADHLRSTAAGLSERQALAYAGLGSLPLDVLLAMAPAGSPEQVGATWDALIRSRTVVLDEIAARHGAVIAGLRDSSIAAPLRELDGARGRYANLLVRGIGERDPGPYRAAIDRARDDVDRAERVLAARSAGFRAAMRREEVGWKEVADAIPEGWDLVAYALHGRGPDRSYVAFVGRRGRPPAAVSLGAATEIDRLILRFVQACGRSDRGPDGTIDRRLEPACRAAGLALKRRIWDPIQDRLGDARRLFVVPDGSIHLVNFAAMPEGAAYWVETGPLVHYVSAERDLVRRSRRDEGTGLLALGGVSFNAPEDDGSESVASPRDSLERDSSEQPRHSVPRGGPRSLGPKPECEEFRTTRFRALPETAREVREIAAAWGDSSRVALLTGDRAGEAALKALAPGRRVIHLATHGFFLDASRCAAGRTGVRGIGGVAMGLPSRTAAAKARVGSPLLLSGLALAGANLRLRAKPDQEDGILMAQEVVSLDLSSTEWVVLSACDTGLGKLQAGEGVLGLRRAFEAAGAGAVIMSLWEVEDRSSREWMRHLYESRFRLGRPTPEAIRDADLAVLRDRRAQGLGTHPFYWAGFVAAGDWR; from the coding sequence ATGCCGGTGGCGGACGTCCTGGACCAGCTGGCGGAGGCCATGCGCAATGCGGGACATTCCGGCGCGCCCGACGCGCTGGGGATCTGCGAGCGAGCGGTGCGCCTGAAGGAGAAGCTGGCCGGGAAGAACAGCGCGCCCTACGCCGCGAGCCTGCACAACCTCGGAGCGCTCCACCTGACGAACGGGGACCTCCCCCGGGCGCGCCCTCCGCTCGAGAAGGCGCTCGAGATCCGCCGAAAGGTCCTGGGCGAGATCCACCCCGACGTCGCCCGCAGCATGATGTTCCTCGCGAAGCTCGACGCGGATCAGGCCCGCCTTGGGGATGCCGAGACTCTGGTCGAGGGCGCCATCGCGATCCAGCAGAGGGTCCTGTCCGCGGGCGATCCGGAGCGGATGCGCGCGCTGAACATGCTCGCCACGCTCAAGTACGAGCTCGGCGACTACGTCACGCCGGCCTCCATGTGGGAGCAAGTGCTCTCGTCGCGGCGGAAGACGCTGGGCGCCGATCACCCGCTCGTCGCGGAGGCGCTGCACAATCTGGGGGCGCTGGCATCCGAGACCGGCGATCTCGATCTGGCGGTTACCTATCTGGAAGAGGCGCTTCGAATCCGGCGCGACCGCCTGGGTCCCTCCAATCCGTACGTGGCTGCCACCCTCGGCGATCTGGGCCAGGTACTGGTGGCTTCCGGCGACCTCCCCGGCGCGCGCGCACGCTTCCAGGAGGCGCTCCGGATCCAGGAGCGCCCCGAGAACAAGAACCAGGCCGACCTCGCCTGGGCGCTCCGGAACCTGGGGGACCTCTCGATCGAGCTCAAGCAGTACACGCGAGCCCGTGCCTTGCTCACGCGGGCGCGACGGATCCAGGAACGCGGGGGAGAGGGCGGCCACCTCGATCTCGCCTGGACGCTGAACTCCCTGGCCCGGATCGCCGAGCACGACGGAAATCGCGCCGAGGCCGAGGCCTTGTACGAGCGCTCCCTCAAGATCAAGCAGGTCCTCTACGGGGAGACTTCCCCCGACGTGGTGGAGACGGAGGGACAGCTCGCGCGATGCTTGCTCGCCGGACGGGACAGTGCTCGCGCCGCCCCGCTCGCGCTCACCGCCGCTCGCGCCCGGGCCGATCATCTGCGGTCGACGGCTGCCGGGCTGTCGGAGCGTCAAGCGCTCGCCTATGCCGGCCTCGGCTCGCTGCCGCTCGACGTCCTTCTCGCGATGGCTCCCGCGGGTTCTCCGGAGCAGGTCGGCGCGACGTGGGACGCGCTGATACGGTCCCGCACGGTCGTACTCGATGAGATCGCCGCGCGCCACGGCGCCGTGATCGCGGGGCTCCGGGACAGCTCCATCGCGGCGCCCCTGCGCGAGTTGGACGGCGCCCGAGGACGCTACGCGAATCTGCTCGTCCGGGGGATCGGTGAGCGGGATCCGGGTCCCTACCGCGCCGCCATCGACCGGGCTCGGGACGACGTGGACCGCGCGGAGCGGGTGCTCGCCGCGCGGAGCGCCGGATTTCGGGCGGCGATGCGGCGCGAGGAGGTCGGCTGGAAAGAGGTCGCCGACGCCATTCCCGAAGGCTGGGACCTCGTGGCCTACGCCCTCCATGGGAGAGGCCCCGATCGTTCCTACGTCGCGTTCGTCGGGCGGCGAGGCCGGCCCCCGGCCGCCGTTTCCTTGGGCGCCGCAACCGAGATCGACCGCCTCATTCTGCGCTTCGTGCAGGCTTGTGGACGCTCCGATCGAGGCCCCGATGGGACGATCGACCGCCGCTTGGAACCCGCGTGCCGCGCCGCGGGGCTCGCCCTGAAGCGCCGGATCTGGGATCCGATCCAGGATCGTCTCGGGGACGCCAGGCGGCTCTTCGTCGTGCCGGACGGCTCGATCCATCTCGTCAACTTCGCCGCCATGCCCGAGGGGGCTGCCTACTGGGTCGAGACCGGCCCCCTGGTCCATTACGTGTCGGCCGAACGCGACCTGGTCCGTCGGTCGCGGCGCGACGAGGGGACGGGACTTCTCGCTCTCGGCGGGGTCTCGTTCAACGCGCCCGAGGACGACGGCTCCGAAAGCGTCGCCTCGCCTCGCGACTCCCTGGAGCGTGACTCTTCGGAGCAGCCTCGCCATTCGGTTCCGCGTGGAGGGCCCCGCTCCCTCGGTCCCAAGCCCGAGTGCGAAGAGTTCCGAACCACCCGCTTCCGCGCCCTGCCCGAGACGGCGCGCGAAGTTCGTGAGATCGCGGCCGCCTGGGGAGATTCGTCCCGCGTGGCCCTGCTCACGGGAGACCGCGCCGGCGAAGCCGCCTTGAAGGCGCTTGCCCCCGGTCGCCGCGTGATCCACCTGGCGACGCACGGCTTCTTCCTCGACGCCTCGCGATGCGCCGCCGGCCGGACGGGCGTCCGCGGCATCGGGGGCGTGGCGATGGGACTTCCATCCCGGACCGCGGCCGCGAAGGCGCGGGTGGGAAGTCCTCTTCTGCTTTCCGGTCTCGCGCTGGCCGGAGCGAACCTGCGCCTGAGGGCGAAGCCGGATCAGGAAGACGGGATTCTCATGGCCCAGGAGGTGGTGTCGCTGGATCTGTCCAGCACGGAGTGGGTCGTCCTCTCCGCCTGCGACACCGGTCTCGGAAAGCTGCAGGCGGGGGAAGGGGTGCTCGGCCTGCGGCGCGCGTTCGAAGCCGCGGGCGCGGGCGCCGTCATCATGAGTCTCTGGGAGGTGGAGGATCGCTCCTCCCGCGAGTGGATGCGCCATCTGTACGAATCGAGGTTCCGTCTCGGACGGCCGACTCCCGAGGCCATCCGCGACGCGGACCTCGCGGTGCTCCGGGACCGCAGGGCCCAGGGTCTCGGCACGCACCCGTTCTACTGGGCCGGGTTCGTCGCCGCGGGCGACTGGAGGTGA
- a CDS encoding trehalose-6-phosphate synthase, translated as MAKTGEPTGTRVLRALQRAATRQTVRREFERQTGPADLERSVREYCGDTRIVIASNREPYQHVHGANGIEVIRSPGGLASALDSVARATNATWVAQATGDADRETADDQGRVAMPPGSNRYTLQRVWIEPEAHADGYNRFANGCLWPLCHVVYVRPHFLWDEWRDYREVNEQFADAIAASLGPEPALVLLQDYHLALCASRLRQKRPDLSIVLFWHIPWPNPEVFRILPWKLEVLEGLLACDLLGFHIPHHAMNFVDTVATEMEAHIDRERSAVRRRGHRTFVRSYAIGPDVAEISMAAADTNTRREAERIRETLGLGRARVILGVDRLDYTKGVPERLDAFGRFLELYPDRREDVVMVQIGVPTRVNLPEYQALMADVEQRVERLNATYGRDGRNVVHLITRNLDFRELIPYYVLADVMAVTSLHDGMNLVAKEYVAARPGGDGVLILSPFTGASRELEHAIQVSPYDREGLAMAFHRALTLSPTERADRMRSLREVVAAQNVYDWARKLIRDVRRLHLLPGMRPAGRR; from the coding sequence ATGGCCAAAACGGGTGAACCGACCGGTACGCGGGTCCTGCGAGCCCTTCAGAGGGCGGCCACGCGGCAGACGGTGCGGCGCGAGTTCGAGCGCCAGACCGGCCCCGCCGACCTGGAGCGGAGCGTCCGCGAGTACTGCGGCGACACGCGCATCGTCATCGCCTCGAACCGGGAGCCCTACCAGCACGTCCACGGGGCGAACGGGATCGAGGTGATCCGGAGCCCGGGCGGGCTGGCCTCGGCGCTCGATTCGGTGGCCCGGGCCACGAACGCGACCTGGGTGGCGCAGGCCACCGGCGATGCCGACCGGGAGACGGCCGACGACCAGGGCCGCGTGGCGATGCCCCCCGGCTCGAACCGCTACACGCTGCAGCGCGTCTGGATCGAGCCCGAGGCGCACGCCGACGGGTACAACCGCTTCGCGAACGGCTGCCTCTGGCCCCTCTGCCATGTCGTCTACGTGCGCCCGCATTTTCTATGGGACGAGTGGCGCGACTACCGCGAGGTGAACGAGCAGTTCGCCGACGCGATCGCGGCCAGCCTGGGGCCCGAGCCGGCGCTCGTGCTGTTGCAGGACTATCACCTGGCGCTCTGCGCCTCGCGGCTGCGCCAGAAGCGGCCCGACCTCTCGATCGTCCTCTTCTGGCACATCCCCTGGCCCAATCCCGAGGTGTTCCGCATCCTTCCCTGGAAGCTCGAGGTCCTGGAGGGGCTGCTCGCCTGCGACCTCCTCGGGTTCCACATTCCGCATCACGCGATGAACTTCGTGGACACCGTCGCCACCGAGATGGAGGCCCACATCGACCGGGAGCGCTCGGCGGTGCGGCGGCGCGGCCACCGCACGTTCGTGCGGTCGTACGCGATCGGTCCCGACGTGGCGGAGATCTCGATGGCGGCCGCCGACACGAACACCCGGCGCGAGGCCGAGCGGATCCGCGAGACCCTGGGGCTGGGCCGCGCCCGGGTGATCCTGGGCGTGGACCGGCTGGACTACACGAAAGGCGTCCCGGAGCGGCTGGACGCCTTCGGCCGCTTCCTCGAGCTCTATCCCGACCGGCGCGAGGACGTCGTCATGGTCCAGATCGGCGTGCCGACGCGCGTCAATCTGCCGGAGTACCAGGCGCTGATGGCGGACGTGGAGCAGCGCGTGGAGCGGCTCAACGCCACCTACGGGAGGGACGGACGAAACGTGGTGCACCTGATCACCCGGAACCTCGACTTCCGGGAGCTGATTCCCTATTACGTCCTGGCCGACGTGATGGCCGTGACCTCGCTGCACGACGGGATGAACCTGGTGGCGAAGGAATACGTCGCGGCCCGCCCCGGCGGCGACGGCGTGCTCATCCTGAGCCCCTTCACCGGCGCCTCGCGCGAGTTGGAGCACGCGATCCAGGTATCGCCCTATGACCGCGAGGGGCTGGCCATGGCCTTCCACCGCGCGCTCACGCTGAGTCCCACCGAGCGCGCCGACCGCATGCGCTCGCTGCGCGAGGTCGTGGCCGCGCAGAACGTCTACGACTGGGCGCGCAAGCTGATTCGCGACGTCCGCCGGCTCCATCTGCTCCCCGGGATGCGGCCGGCGGGGAGGCGATGA
- a CDS encoding DUF1810 domain-containing protein: MALDPFDLRRFVEAQQSVYESALAELRRGRKETHWMWFVFPQLAGLGTSPVSRRYAIRSPAEAAAYLEHPILGTRLRECVVALNGLASSSAEEILGSVDAMKLRSSLTLFARVAERPSVFTEALDKFFGGAPDPRTLERLEAR, from the coding sequence GTGGCCCTGGACCCCTTCGACCTCCGCCGATTTGTCGAGGCGCAGCAGAGCGTCTATGAAAGCGCCCTGGCCGAGCTCCGTCGCGGCCGGAAGGAGACGCACTGGATGTGGTTCGTCTTCCCGCAGCTTGCCGGCCTGGGGACGAGCCCGGTCTCGCGGCGCTATGCGATTCGATCCCCGGCCGAGGCCGCCGCGTATCTCGAACATCCGATCCTCGGCACGCGCCTGCGCGAATGCGTCGTCGCGCTGAACGGGCTCGCCTCGAGCTCCGCGGAGGAAATCCTGGGAAGCGTCGACGCGATGAAGCTCCGCTCGTCGCTTACCCTCTTCGCGCGCGTCGCGGAGAGGCCGTCCGTGTTCACGGAAGCCCTCGACAAGTTCTTCGGCGGCGCGCCCGACCCACGAACGCTCGAGCGCCTCGAGGCACGGTGA
- a CDS encoding radical SAM protein, translating to MPLLARTVIATPVAVACLTSRRLHLILMPTEACNFRCVYCYESFALKQMKPEVVTGVKRLLTRRAPGLSSLALSWFGGEPLLAPSVIEEILAHARSLEGGHPGLAVNSDITTNGYLLSRSMADRLLALGVSVYQISLDGPRERHDRTRVRPGGLPTFDRIWENLLALKARPERFRATLRLHVDRDNLDSIPELLRILAPEFSGDDRFDVFIRAIARLGGPRDAALPVLAEADSAAILARLRDEAARLGLRLAQANAGDPVCYAAHANSFLVRADGRLNKCTVALELPANQVGRIREDGTLELDRSRTLAWSRGLDSGDAKELACPLQGIGSASRQTVLV from the coding sequence GTGCCCCTGCTCGCCCGAACCGTGATCGCGACGCCGGTCGCCGTCGCCTGCCTGACCTCGCGGCGGCTCCATCTCATCTTGATGCCGACGGAAGCGTGCAACTTCCGCTGCGTGTACTGCTACGAATCGTTCGCGCTGAAGCAGATGAAGCCGGAGGTGGTGACCGGCGTGAAACGGCTCCTCACGCGGCGGGCTCCGGGATTGAGCTCGCTGGCCCTCTCCTGGTTCGGGGGGGAGCCGCTGCTCGCGCCGTCGGTCATCGAGGAGATCCTGGCGCACGCCCGCTCGCTCGAGGGCGGGCACCCCGGTCTCGCCGTGAACTCCGACATCACGACGAACGGGTATCTCCTCTCCCGGTCCATGGCGGACCGGCTGCTCGCGCTCGGCGTGAGCGTCTACCAGATCTCGCTCGACGGCCCCCGGGAGCGGCATGACCGGACGCGGGTCCGCCCGGGCGGGCTTCCGACGTTCGATCGCATCTGGGAGAACCTTCTCGCGCTCAAGGCGCGGCCGGAGCGTTTTCGCGCCACGCTCCGGCTGCACGTGGACCGGGACAACCTCGACTCCATCCCCGAGCTTCTCCGGATCCTGGCTCCGGAGTTCTCGGGCGACGACCGGTTCGACGTCTTCATCCGCGCCATCGCCCGCCTGGGCGGGCCCCGCGATGCCGCCCTGCCGGTCCTGGCCGAAGCGGACTCCGCCGCCATCCTGGCCCGCCTCAGGGACGAGGCGGCGCGCCTGGGACTTCGGCTGGCTCAGGCCAACGCGGGCGATCCGGTCTGCTACGCGGCGCACGCCAACTCGTTCCTGGTTCGGGCGGATGGACGGCTGAACAAGTGCACGGTCGCTCTGGAGCTTCCTGCCAATCAGGTGGGGCGGATCCGTGAGGACGGCACGCTCGAGCTGGATCGAAGTCGCACGCTGGCGTGGTCGCGCGGACTCGATTCAGGCGATGCGAAGGAGCTTGCCTGCCCGCTGCAAGGGATCGGCTCGGCTTCTCGTCAGACCGTATTGGTGTAA
- the otsB gene encoding trehalose-phosphatase, producing the protein MTTTRRRAARRLLADGAWEDVEGSFARAARAGRPVLVALDFDGTLAPIVSRPDRVRVPAATLRSLRSASKLKWLRVAALSARPMRDLARYLPVTGILRVAQYGLEGGDAPDPKRLRAIRAGVDALRGWIEPFAEAAPGVWIEDKRLTIAVHYRDVAPRRRGALVRALRGLAARAQRLGFHVERGRRVLDFVPAGYDKGRALRMLRRRVRPAVTFYFGDTAGDEPAFAALGRRDFPVRVGTGPTAAPYRVRGPEEVARFLRALVSKRR; encoded by the coding sequence ATGACGACGACGCGGCGCCGCGCGGCGCGGCGCCTCCTGGCGGACGGAGCGTGGGAGGATGTGGAAGGTTCCTTCGCGCGCGCGGCGCGCGCCGGACGCCCGGTGCTCGTCGCGCTCGATTTCGACGGCACGCTCGCGCCCATCGTGAGCCGTCCCGATCGGGTGCGGGTGCCCGCAGCGACGCTGCGATCGCTCCGCAGCGCCTCGAAGCTCAAGTGGCTTCGGGTCGCGGCGCTCAGCGCGCGCCCCATGCGCGATCTGGCCCGCTACTTGCCGGTAACCGGAATTCTGCGCGTCGCGCAGTATGGCCTGGAAGGCGGTGACGCGCCGGATCCGAAGCGGCTCCGCGCGATCCGCGCCGGGGTCGATGCGCTGCGCGGGTGGATCGAGCCGTTCGCGGAGGCCGCGCCCGGAGTGTGGATCGAGGACAAGCGGCTGACGATCGCGGTCCACTATCGCGATGTCGCTCCCCGCCGCCGCGGCGCTCTGGTGCGCGCGCTTCGGGGCCTGGCCGCGCGAGCGCAACGGCTCGGGTTCCACGTGGAGCGCGGTCGGCGCGTGCTGGATTTCGTGCCGGCAGGGTACGATAAGGGACGGGCGCTCCGCATGCTGCGCCGCCGGGTGCGCCCGGCGGTCACGTTCTACTTCGGCGACACGGCCGGCGACGAGCCGGCGTTCGCCGCGCTCGGCCGGCGCGACTTTCCCGTTCGCGTCGGCACGGGGCCCACCGCGGCTCCGTATCGCGTTCGCGGACCCGAGGAGGTCGCGCGCTTCCTGCGCGCGCTCGTCTCGAAACGGAGGTGA